A window from Cryptomeria japonica chromosome 1, Sugi_1.0, whole genome shotgun sequence encodes these proteins:
- the LOC131057563 gene encoding probable UDP-glucosyl transferase 73B6, whose translation MVDISEDKLLQWLNSQSSCSVAYISFGSQIFLTEEQSKALASGLEASGQPFIWAIKVSPKLEPRTSDTTDLLLRKYLPEDQHFNSKLAIKLGFGIQIFQHRNGIPDKQRVKDGVTLVLSKQEGNEMKRAAKKLKKMARQAVEFGGSSNINLHDFASEMYQLHRTRTAAVRGESSKLSYCWINTS comes from the exons ATGGTAGACATCAGCGAAGATAAGTTGCTCCAATGGCTGAATTCTCAAAGCTCATGTTCAGTTGCTTATATTTCGTTTGGAAGTCAGATATTCTTAACAGAAGAACAAAGCAAGGCCTTGGCTAGTGGTCTAGAAGCCAGCGGGCAACCCTTCATTTGGGCTATCAAAGTGTCTCCAAAGCTCGAACCCAGGACATCTGACACAACAGATCTTCTCTTGCGCAAATATCTTCCAGAGG ATCAACACTTCAATTCTAAACTAGCAATTAAGTTGGGATTCGGAATCCAAATTTTCCAGCATAGAAATGGGATTCCAGACAAGCAACGAGTGAAGGATGGTGTTACACTTGTTTTGAGTAAACAGGAGGGGAACGAGATGAAAAGAGCCGCAAAAAAGCTGAAGAAGATGGCAAGACAGGCCGTTGAATTTGGAGGATCCTCGAACATAAATTTGCATGATTTTGCCAGTGAGATGTACCAATTGCACAGGACAAGAACTGCTGCTGTACGTGGAGAATCTTCGAAACTTTCATATTGCTGGATAAATACTTCCTGA